Proteins from a single region of Apium graveolens cultivar Ventura chromosome 7, ASM990537v1, whole genome shotgun sequence:
- the LOC141671014 gene encoding sesquiterpene synthase Cop-like has protein sequence MALNILATSGSVRTVIPEPSRRSANYHPSVWGDKFLAYGSSNQEKDDTDTVEQLQELKEEVKKMLVQTAEEPKELINLIDNIQRLGVSYHFEAEIEAVLQHMSNVYHEFCAGEDVDDLHDVALCFRLLRQAGHKVSSDGFRKYMDDNGKFKECLLRDHRGLLSLYEATYFRAHEEEILENALQFIIFHLEIMKSYLSNPLASEISHALKYPIRKNLNRLGVRQSISAQEKNDLHNKVLLKFAKLDFNQLQKMYQQELSHITRWWKDLNFAEKLPFARDRVVECYFWILGVYFEPQYCVARRFLTKVIMLASVVDDVYDLYGTFDELLLFTDAIERWETDALDLLPDYMKVCYQALLDTYNEMEKILDKEAGRPSYRVHEAKKSFTRLAKAYLDEAKWFKEGYFPTTEEYMNVALVSSGYGMMAANSFVGAGDVSTREAFQWVSNDPLIVRASSLIARLCDDMTGHEFEQEKGDIPSAVECYMKQHGATKDEAYTELQKRVANAWKDMNQECLRPTQIPLSLLARIDNLTRAINILYDGDDGYTHSSTRTKDLIISVLVNEVPL, from the exons ATGGCTCTAAATATTCTGGCAACATCGGGTTCTGTCAGAACTGTTATTCCAGAGCCTTCTCGCAGGTCAGCTAATTACCATCCCAGCGTTTGGGGAGACAAGTTCCTAGCCTATGGTAGCTCGAATCAAGAG AAAGATGATACAGACACAGTGGAACAGCTCCAAGAATTGAAAGAAGAAGTTAAGAAGATGTTAGTGCAAACAGCAGAAGAACCAAAAGAGCTAATCAACTTGATTGATAATATCCAACGACTGGGTGTTTCGTACCATTTTGAAGCTGAAATTGAGGCTGTGTTGCAGCACATGAGCAATGTCTATCATGAATTTTGTGCTGGTGAAGATGTTGATGACCTTCACGATGTTGCACTATGTTTTCGATTACTAAGGCAAGCCGGACATAAGGTGTCCTCTG ATGGGTTCCGCAAATACATGGATGACAACGGGAAATTCAAGGAGTGCTTGCTTAGGGATCATCGAGGACTATTAAGCTTATATGAAGCAACATATTTTAGGGCACATGAAGAAGAGATACTGGAAAATGCACTACAGTTCATCATCTTCCACCTAGAGATTATGAAGTCTTACCTGAGCAATCCTCTTGCAAGCGAGATCTCTCATGCACTCAAGTATCCTATTCGAAAGAATTTAAACAGGCTTGGAGTAAGGCAATCCATTTCTGCTCAAGAAAAGAACGATTTACATAATAAAGTTCTTCTCAAATTTGCAAAATTAGACTTCAACCAGTTGCAGAAAATGTATCAACAAGAGTTAAGCCACATTACCAG GTGGTGGAAAGATTTGAATTTTGCTGAGAAACTTCCATTTGCAAGGGATAGAGTGGTGGAGTGTTACTTCTGGATATTAGGGGTGTACTTTGAGCCCCAATATTGCGTTGCCAGAAGATTTCTAACAAAAGTAATTATGCTTGCATCAGTTGTTGATGATGTTTATGATCTATATGGTACCTTCGATGAACTTTTACTCTTCACTGATGCAATCGAAAG ATGGGAGACTGATGCTTTAGACTTGCTACCGGATTACATGAAAGTTTGTTATCAAGCTCTCCTTGATACTTACAATGAAATGGAGAAAATTCTAGATAAAGAAGCTGGAAGACCTTCATATCGTGTTCACGAAGCAAAAAAATCA TTCACCAGATTAGCTAAGGCATATCTTGATGAAGCTAAGTGGTttaaagaaggttactttccaACTACAGAAGAGTATATGAATGTGGCACTCGTGTCCTCAGGCTATGGAATGATGGCTGCTAATTCGTTTGTTGGTGCGGGGGACGTGTCAACAAGGGAAGCCTTCCAATGGGTGTCTAATGATCCTTTGATTGTTCGAGCTTCGTCGTTAATTGCAAGACTCTGTGATGACATGACAGGCCATGAG TTTGAGCAGGAGAAAGGAGACATACCATCAGCTGTGGAGTGCTACATGAAACAACACGGTGCTACGAAAGACGAGGCGTATACTGAATTGCAGAAAAGAGTTGCAAATGCTTGGAAGGATATGAATCAGGAGTGTCTTCGTCCAACTCAAATTCCATTGTCTCTTCTTGCAAGAATTGATAATCTTACACGGGCCATTAATATATTGTATGATGGTGATGATGGCTATACACATTCATCAACCAGGACAAAGGATCTTATAATCTCGGTGCTCGTCAACGAGGTTCCACTTTGA
- the LOC141674939 gene encoding uncharacterized protein LOC141674939, with amino-acid sequence MYYDFFNIDNQQNATDNVVQQSAWIDNYYALANQQRAEANVVEESVHHIDYAAPENQLVVAASEGEQQVPDIEYTALENPLNAASNAVEQSAGNIDYNALEIHSQNIDYYALENHQLSDAANVVQDNAPENHQLSDAANVVQDNATENHQLSAAANVVQDNAPGNHHLSAAANVVQDNAPGNHHLSAAANVGDQLVLEIDYIALANRLKAAADVFEQSVGRSIDYSALQHHLWNLVYYDPENHRLGVAANMVQQSMQTTDHSAPVNQPSGAGAANVSDTQIREVDYITVANELRAAANALEQSVTDLENLPSEQSGFDSRLMEENGEMGINIYQDGLVLEIRYVTNQNVGQNDGHSDHDDEFEHIPDDDPPFDEQPASRSVVRNLASVTFTQESVERGTLACAVCLNEFNVGEMAKQLPCSHFFHEDCIISWLDLRNTCPVCRYQLPTIDDSDDEREEN; translated from the coding sequence ATGTACTATGATTTTTTTAATATAGACAATCAGCAGAATGCTACAGATAATGTGGTTCAACAATCAGCCTGGATTGATAATTACTATGCTCTGGCAAATCAGCAGAGAGCTGAAGCTAATGTGGTGGAAGAATCAGTTCACCACATTGACTACGCTGCTCCAGAAAATCAGTTGGTTGTAGCAGCTAGTGAGGGTGAACAACAAGTCCCTGACATTGAGTACACTGCTCTGGAGAATCCGCTGAATGCTGCATCTAATGCTGTTGAACAATCAGCCGGGAACATTGATTACAATGCTCTGGAAATTCACTCACAAAACATTGACTACTATGCTCTGGAAAATCATCAGCTGAGTGATGCAGCTAATGTGGTCCAGGACAATGCTCCGGAAAATCATCAACTGAGTGATGCAGCTAATGTGGTCCAGGACAATGCTACCGAAAATCATCAGCTGAGTGCTGCAGCTAATGTGGTCCAGGACAATGCTCCGGGAAATCATCATCTGAGTGCTGCAGCTAATGTGGTCCAGGACAATGCTCCGGGAAATCATCATCTGAGTGCTGCAGCTAATGTGGGTGACCAGTTAGTCCTGGAAATTGACTACATTGCTCTGGCAAATCGTCTGAAAGCTGCAGCTGATGTGTTTGAACAATCAGTCGGCCGCAGCATTGACTACTCTGCTCTTCAACACCACTTATGGAACCTTGTTTACTATGATCCTGAAAATCATCGGCTCGGTGTTGCAGCTAACATGGTTCAACAATCAATGCAAACCACTGACCACTCTGCTCCAGTAAATCAGCCGAGTGGTGCTGGTGCAGCTAATGTGTCTGATACACAAATTCGGGAAGTCGACTACATTACTGTGGCAAATGAGCTGAGAGCTGCAGCTAATGCGCTTGAACAGTCAGTCACTGATCTAGAAAATCTGCCATCTGAACAGTCAGGTTTTGATTCTAGACTAATGGAAGAGAATGGAGAAATGGGTATCAATATTTACCAGGATGGGCTGGTGCTGGAGATAAGATATGTAACAAACCAAAATGTAGGCCAAAATGATGGTCACTCTGACCATGATGATGAGTTTGAGCACATTCCAGATGACGACCCGCCATTCGATGAGCAGCCGGCTTCCAGATCTGTTGTTAGGAATCTGGCATCTGTTACATTCACTCAAGAAAGCGTGGAGAGGGGAACTCTTGCTTGTGCTGTGTGCCTGAATGAGTTTAATGTTGGAGAGATGGCAAAACAGTTGCCTTGCTCCCACTTTTTTCATGAGGACTGTATTATCTCTTGGCTGGATCTTCGAAATACATGCCCAGTTTGCCGATACCAGTTGCCCACAATCGATGATTCTGATGATGAGCGTGAAGAAAACTAG
- the LOC141671002 gene encoding protein ESMERALDA 1-like, whose protein sequence is MHAYNRLPGSGHTTPTPSPPSSPPIRSPRHRRTRTARFSQPHATLAQRLSWSLLSFLVRRQRILLLVPFIYTFAMLLSTGTLSLDQYVPSVIKHRLSPGSGYRSPQLYENLRADMDADNSSMDAISTIWEHRKGGEWRPCTNKSSGGLPESNGYIYVEANGGLNQQRTSVCNAVAVAGYLNATLLIPNFRFHSIWRDPSKLKDIYDESFFKSTLANDVRVVDKIPGYLMERFDQNMTNVPNFKVNAWASVDFYKDVILPRLLEEKVIRISPFANRLSSEAPLAVQRLRCLANYEALRFSSPILTLGESLVAKMKELSVKDSGKYISVHLRFEEDMVAFSCCVYDGGKKEEEDMNAARERGWKGKFTKRGRVIRPGAYRRNGKCPLTPLEVGLMLRGMGFDNTTAIYLASGQIYDSERHMAPLLEMFPRLQTKEMLAFEELAPFKNFSSRMAAIDYTVCLHSEVFVTTQGGNFPQFLLGHRRYLYGGHAKTIRPDKRKLALLFDDPYIGWKSFKRQMLTMRVHSNSKGVELKRPSDSVYSYPCPSCMCRVNKTVNPRTKSAT, encoded by the exons ATGCATGCATACAATAGGCTACCGGGAAGTGGACACACCACCCCAACACCATCACCGCCATCTTCTCCGCCTATCCGGTCACCGCGTCATCGTCGCACAAGGACCGCCCGGTTCTCTCAGCCCCATGCAACCCTAGCTCAACGTCTCTCGTGGTCCCTACTCTCCTTTTTAGTACGTCGACAGCGTATTCTTCTGTTAGTTCCTTTTATTTACACTTTTGCAATGTTGCTTTCTACGGGTACATTGTCGTTAGATCAGTATGTTCCTTCCGTTATTAAGCACCGGTTGTCGCCCGGTTCCGGTTATCGGAGTCCGCAACTTTATGAGAACCTCAGGGCTGATATGGATGCTGATAATTCTTCCATGGATGCG ATATCAACTATATGGGAACATCGTAAAGGTGGAGAGTGGAGGCCATGTACTAATAAGTCTTCTGGAG GATTACCTGAGTCTAATGGGTACATATATGTTGAGGCAAATGGTGGCTTGAACCAGCAGAGGACGTCG GTTTGCAATGCTGTTGCTGTGGCAGGGTATCTTAATGCAACACTTCTCATTCCAAATTTTCGTTTTCATAGCATTTGGAGAGATCCTAG TAAATTGAAAGATATATATGATGAAAGTTTTTTTAAAAGTACATTGGCAAATGATGTACGGGTAGTTGACAAGATTCCTGGGTACCTAATGGAGCGATTTGATCAGAACATGACTAATGTGCCCAATTTTAAAGTAAATGCTTGGGCATCTGTTGATTTCTACAAGGATGTAATTCTTCCCAGGCTACTCGAAGAAAA GGTTATAAGGATTTCTCCTTTCGCAAATCGTTTGTCATCTGAAGCTCCTCTAGCAGTTCAACGGCTTAGATGCTTGGCAAATTATGAGGCTTTACGGTTTAGTAGTCCCATATTAACCCTGGGAGAATCTTTGGTTGCAAAAATGAAAGAACTGAGTGTAAAAGATAGTGGCAAGTATATCTCTGTTCATCTTCGCTTTGAGGAG GATATGGTTGCTTTCTCTTGCTGTGTATATGATGGTGGGAAGAAAGAAGAAGAGGACATGAACGCAGCTAGGGAAAGAGGTTGGAAGGGAAAATTTACAAAGCGTGGCCGAGTTATTCGTCCTGGAGCATACAGGAGAAATGGCAAGTGTCCTTTAACACCTTTAGAG GTAGGTTTGATGCTTAGAGGAATGGGGTTCGATAATACCACAGCTATATACTTGGCATCTGGGCAGATATATGACTCAGAAAGACATATGGCTCCACTGTTAGAAATGTTTCCCCGTCTACAAACGAAAGAAATGCTGGCATTCGAAGAACTAGCTCCATTTAAG AACTTCTCTTCCAGGATGGCTGCAATAGACTACACAGTTTGTTTACATAGTGAAGTTTTTGTGACAACTCAAGGTGGAAACTTCCCGCAGTTCCTTCTGGGCCATAGGAGATACTTGTATGGTGGACACGCAAAGACAATCAGACCTGACAAGCGAAAATTAGCCCTACTGTTTGACGATCCCTATATTGG ATGGAAAAGCTTCAAGCGCCAAATGTTAACAATGAGAGTTCATAGCAATTCAAAAGGAGTCGAACTAAAAAGACCATCTGATTCAGTTTACTCGTATCCTTGTCCTAGTTGCATGTGTCGTGTGAATAAAACCGTAAATCCGAGAACAAAGTCAGCTACATGA